The Coturnix japonica isolate 7356 unplaced genomic scaffold, Coturnix japonica 2.1 chrUnrandom607, whole genome shotgun sequence genome segment NNNNNNNNNNNNNNNNNNNNNNNNNNNNNNNNNNNNNNNNNNNNNNNNNNNNNNNNNNNNNNNNNNNNNNNNNNNNNNNNNNNNNNNNNNNNNNNNNNNNNNNNNNNNNNNNNNNNNNNNNNNNNNNNNNNNNNNNNNNNNNNNNNNNNNNNNNNNNNNNNNNNNNNNNNNNNNNNNNNNNNNNNNNNNNNNNNNNNNNNNNNNNNNNNNNNNNNNNNNNNNNNNNNNNNNNNNNNNNNNNNNNNNNNNNNNNNNNNNNNNNNNNNNNNNNNNNNNNNNNNNNNNNNNNNNNNNNNNNNNNNNNNNNNNNNNNNNNNNNNNNNNNNNNNNNNNNNNNNNNNNNNNNNNNNNNNNNNNNNNNNNNNNNNNNNNNNNNNNNNNNNNNNNNNNNNNNNNNNNNNNNNNNNNNNNNNNNNNNNNNNNNNNNNNNNNNNNNNNNNNNNNNNNNNNNNNNNNNNNNNNNNNNNNNNNNNNNNNNNNNNNNNNNNNNNNNNNNNNNNNNNNNNNNNNNNNNNNNNNNNNNNNNNNNNNNNNNNNNNNNNNNNNNNNNNNNNNNNNNNNNNNNNNNNNNNNNNNNNNNNNNNNNNNNNNNNNNNNNNNNNNNNNNNNNNNNNNNNNNNNNNNNNNNNNNNNNNNNNNNNNNNNNNNNNNNNNNNNNNNNNNNNNNNNNNNNNNNNNNNNNNNNNNNNNNNNNNNNNNNNNNNNNNNNNNNNNNNNNNNNNNNNNNNNNNNNNNNNNNNNNNNNNNNNNNNNNNNNNNNNNNNNNNNNNNNNNNNNNNNNNNNNNNNNNNNNNNNNNNNNNNNNNNNNNNNNNNNNNNNNNNNNNNNNNNNNNNNNNNNNNNNNNNNNNNNNNNNNNNNNNNNNNNNNNNNNNNNNNNNNNNNNNNNNNNNNNNNNNNNNNNNNNNNNNNNNNNNNNNAGGGGAGAATGGGGGAACCAAAAGGGGCAGACATGGGGGTCTTGAGGGGTGTAGACATGGGGGACCAATGGGGGTAGACATGGAGGAGGCAATGGGGGTAGACATGGAGACCCCATGGGTCAGACCCCCATGTCTCCCTATAGGTGCAGCCATGGACccacaggagcagctctggagcCCCCCAACGGAGCCCCCCAAGGACAAGGAATGGGGCACCGTCATTGACATCACCGGGGATGGGGTGAAGGACACGCTATGGGGCCCAACAGTGACCCACAGCCCATGGGGTGGGGACAGCAGCACCCCAAAGGACATGGACACCCTATGGGGCCCAACCAGGGCCACCCACAGCCCATGGGGTGGGGACAAGGACACCCCAAAGGACAGCACAACCCTATGGGACCCAACAACGACCCACACCCCATGGGGTGGGGACAACACCACCCTATGGGACCCAACCAGGCCCACCCCAAAGGACCATGAAACCACATGGGACCCAACCAGGCCCACCCCAAAGGACCATGAaaccctatgggacccaatCAGGCCCACCCCAAAGGACAATAACACCCCATGGGACCCAACCATAGACACCCCAAAGGACCGTGACACCCTATGGGGCCCAACAACCACCCACAGCCCATGGGGTGGGGACAGCAACACCCCAAAGGACAAGGACACCCCATGGGACCCAACCAGGGCCACCCCAAAGGACCATGACACCCCAAAGGACCACAAAACCCCATGGGACCCAATCAGGCCCACCCCAAAGGACAAGGACACCCCAAAGGACAATAACACCCCATGGGACCCAACCACGGCCCCCCCAATTGCCggagccccccacccccatccaccccctccccacatgAACCTGGGTTCCTCCCCCCAGCTGTGGGATCACTTCCCCCCCTTGTCGGACTTCGTGTGCCTGCAGGAGGTGTTTGACCCCATAGCTGAGGCGCTGCTGCTCCGCCAGCTGGAGCTGCGCTACCCCCATATATTGTATGGGGTGGGAGCCGGGGGGCTCCGTGCCGGGGGGCTGAAGTTGCTGGGCAGCGGGTTGATGGTGGCGTCCCGTTATCCCATAACGGCCGCCAGGTTCTACTGTTACCCCAATGGGGCCAGGGAGGACGCCATGGCGGCCAAAGGGCTGCTGTGCATCCAGGTGGGTGCTGAGTCCCCATCCCATAATAgccccatcccataatatcccattcccataataaccctatcACATAATAGCCCCATCCCATAAAGTCCCAttcccataataaccctatcACATAATAgccccatcccataatacccccatcCCATATTACCCCAATCCCATAATATCCTCATTCCATAATACacccatcccataatacccccatcccataatatccgcatcccataatatccccatcccataatacacccataatacccccatcccataatagccccatcccataatacccccatcccataataccccaatccatcccataataccccaatcccataatacccccatcccataatacaCCCATCCCATAATAGCCCCATCCCATAATACACCCATCCCATAATACACCCATCCCATAATACACCCATAATacccccatcccataatacccccatcCCATAATAGCCCCATCCCATAATAGCCCCATCCCATAATACacccatcccataatatccccatcccataatacccccatccatcccataatatccccatcccataatacccccatcccataatacccccatcccataatacccccatccatcccataatacccccatccatccatcccataatacccccatccatcccataatgcccccatccatcccataatacccccatcccataatacccccatcccataatacccccatcccataatacccccatccatcccataatgACTTGCTACCATCCCATAATGCCCCCATCCAACCCATAATgcccccatatatcccataataccccattaatcccatactgcccccatatatcccatattGCCCCAATATACCCCATAACacccctatatatcccatattgcccatataccccataacacccctatataccccataacaccccatataccccttAACACCCCTATAAATCTCATATtgcccccatataccccataacaccccattaatcccataacatccctatataccccataacacccccatataccccataacacCCCTATAAATCTCATATtgcccccatataccccataacacccctatataccccataacacccctatataccccataacaccccatataccccataacacccccatataccccataacacCCCTATAAATCTCATATTgcccccatataccctataacacccctatataccccataacaacccattAATTCCATATTgcccctatataccccatataccccataacaccccatataccccataacacCCCTATAAATCCCATATtgcccccatataccccataacacccctatataccccataacaacccattAATCCTATATTGCCCCCATAGCACCgctatataccctatataccccatataccccatataccccatacaccccatacaccccatataccccatataccccatataccccatacaccccataNNNNNNNNNNNNNNNNNNNNNNNNNNNNNNNNNNNNNNNNNNNNNNNNNNNNNNNNNNNNNNNNNNNNNNNNNNNNNNNNNNNNNNNNNNNNNNNNNNNNNNNNNNNNNNNNNNNNNNNNNNNNNNNNNNNNNNNNNNNNNNNNNNNNNNNNNNNNNNNNNNNNNNNNNNNNNNNNNNNNNNNNNNNNNNNNNNNNNNNNNNNNNNNNNNNNNNNNNNNNNNNNNNNNNNNNNNNNNNNNNNNNNNNNNNNNNNNNNNNNNNNNNNNNNNNNNNNNNNNNNNNNNNNNNNNNNNNNNNNNNNNNNNNNNNNNNNNNNNNNNNNNNNNNNNNNNNNNNNNNNNNNNNNNNNNNNNNNNNNNNNNNNNNNNNNNNNNNNNNNNNNNNNNNNNNNNNNNNNNNNNNNNNNNNNNNNNNNNNNNNNNNNNNNNNNNNNNNNNNNNNNNNNNNNNNNNNNNNNNNNNNNNNNNNNNNNNNNNNNNNNNNNNNNNNNNNNNNNNNNNNNNNNNNNNNNNNNNNNNNNNNNNNNNNNNNNNNNNNNNNNNNNNNNNNNNNNNNNNNNNNNNNNNNNNNNNNNNNNNNNNNNNNNNNNNNNNNNNNNNNNNNNNNNNNNNNNNNNNNNNNNNNNNNNNNNNNNNNNNNNNNNNNNNNNNNNNNNNNNNNNNNNNNNNNNNNNNNNNNNNNNNNNNNNNNNNNNNNNNNNNNNNNNNNNNNNNNNNNNNNNNNNNNNNNNNNNNNNNNNNNNNNNNNNNNNNNNNNNNNNNNNNNNNNNNNNNNNNNN includes the following:
- the LOC107307456 gene encoding uncharacterized protein LOC107307456 isoform X1, with translation MAAMMADKMADKMAVKVMADKMADKMAAKMAATKMAAMMADKMAAKMADKMAAKMDAKMAAMMAAKMADKMASKMAAMVVAMMAAKMAAKMVVAKMDANMAAKMDAKMADKMADKMAAMVVAMMAAKMAAKMVVAKMADNMAGKMAAKMAAKMATKTAAKKADKMANKMAAMMAAKMVVAKMADNMAGKMATKMAAAKMAANMAAKMAAKMAAASRSLAPTCACCPAGWPSSVTWVRPGAGPGSWPGVWYRMEPPRRSRWWGTQGDGGAAMDPQEQLWSPPTEPPKDKEWGTVIDITGDGVKDTLWGPTVTHSPWGGDSSTPKDMDTLWGPTRATHSPWGGDKDTPKDSTTLWDPTTTHTPWGGDNTTLWDPTRPTPKDHETTWDPTRPTPKDHETLWDPIRPTPKDNNTPWDPTIDTPKDRDTLWGPTTTHSPWGGDSNTPKDKDTPWDPTRATPKDHDTPKDHKTPWDPIRPTPKDKDTPKDNNTPWDPTTAPPIAGAPHPHPPPPHMNLGSSPQLWDHFPPLSDFVCLQEVFDPIAEALLLRQLELRYPHILYGVGAGGLRAGGLKLLGSGLMVASRYPITAARFYCYPNGAREDAMAAKGLLCIQVGAESPSHNSPIP